One Electrophorus electricus isolate fEleEle1 chromosome 10, fEleEle1.pri, whole genome shotgun sequence genomic region harbors:
- the ndufaf6 gene encoding NADH dehydrogenase (ubiquinone) complex I, assembly factor 6: MAPGISIKYSFLTRNSLFHSRGFPYIECIQKPTEIKCLRASTNSTLQHHEKYCIDLVRSRDYEGFVCSLLLPEAARRSSLALRAFNVELAQVKDTVSQKTIGLMRLQFWKTALEDLYRDDPPVQPVTVELWKAVRKHTLSRRWLLRIVAEREKDMEDQAYRNLQDLETYAENTHSSLLYLLLETLGVKDINADHAASHIGKAQGIVTCLRATPYHSQRHMVYLPMDICMKHGASQEDFIRGSREQNVRDVVYDIASQAHIHLQHARSFSKKVPNAALPAFLHTVAIEDYLERVRKVDFNVFHHGLQRRNPLLPIQLYIQSWKKSY, translated from the exons ATGGCACCGGGTATTAGCATAAAATATAGCTTTTTAACCAGGAATAGTTTATTTCATAGTAGGGGTTTCCCATATATTGAATGTATACAGAAACCAACAGAAATTAAATGCTTGAGAGCATCAACAAATTCGACCTTGCAACATCATGAAAAATACTGCATTGATCTTGTAAG ATCACGAGACTATGAAGGGTTCGTCTGTTCATTGCTTCTTCCTGAGGCTGCTCGACGCTCCTCCTTGGCACTGAGGGCTTTCAATGTGGAATTGGCACAG GTTAAGGACACTGTGTCTCAGAAGACCATTGGTTTAATGCGACTGCAGTTTTGGAAGACTGCATTAGAAGACCTCTACAGAGATGACCCTCCAGTTCAGCCTGTCACTGTGGAGCTGTGGAAG GCAGTAAGGAAACACACATTGTCAAGACGATGGCTTCTGAGGATCGTGGCTGAAAGG GAGAAGGACATGGAGGATCAAGCTTACAGGAATCTTCAGGATCTGGAGACCTATGCAGAGAACACTCATTCTTCCCTCCTATATCTCCTATTGGAGACACTAG GAGTAAAAGACATCAACGCAGACCATGCTGCCAGCCACATTGGTAAAGCCCAGGGAATTGTGACATGCCTACGAGCCACGCCCTACCACAGCCAGAGGCACATGGTCTATCTCCCCATGGACATCTGCATGAAG CATGGTGCATCTCAAGAGGACTTTATTCGTGGGAGCAGGGAGCAGAACGTCAGGGATGTTGTGTATGACATTGCCAGCCAAGCCCATATTCATCTCCAACAC GCTAGATCATTCAGTAAAAAGGTTCCAAATGCAGCCTTGCCTGCTTTCTTGCACACA GTTGCTATTGAGGATTATTTGGAGAGAGTAAGGAAGGTAGACTTTAATGTGTTCCATCATGGCCTACAGAGGAGGAATCCACTTCTGCCCATTCAGCTTTACATTCAATCATGGAAGAAATCATACTGA
- the LOC113572523 gene encoding LOW QUALITY PROTEIN: uncharacterized protein LOC113572523 (The sequence of the model RefSeq protein was modified relative to this genomic sequence to represent the inferred CDS: inserted 7 bases in 4 codons; deleted 2 bases in 1 codon; substituted 5 bases at 5 genomic stop codons) has protein sequence MAEFGREEGNASATPLHSRASVGEGSDQHHCSHAIIAVLKPLHYKSFITRKRTIILIAFPXILRFYLATSPLTFSXEIAPXYNSCSRMCNYMXDTIAFLSXPWHILXPTFDFTFLGGTSVINIVILTTIHHHSKRRKNLTEAVEDCXSPSKQTFSDXEAAKTIGALXGSFTPMAVAGNFVVGNVIGNEWCNFSLYAFWILTTNSCWNFMFSCKRPKYIQI, from the exons ATGGCTGAGTTCGGTCGAGAGGAAGGGAATGCAAGCGCCACTCCTCTCCACTCAAGAGCTAGTGTGGGAGAAGGG TCAG ATCAGCATCATTGCTCACATGCTATTATTGCTGTTTTGAAACCTCTGCATTATAAGTCCTTTATTACAAGAAAGCGAACAATTATACTGATTGCCTTTCCTTAGATACTTCGTTTTTACCTAGCAACATCTCCTCTCACTTTTAG AGAGATCGCACCTTAGTATAATTCATGCAGCAGAATGTGCAATTACATGTAGGACACCATTGCGTTTCTTTCTTGACCATGGCATATTC TTCCAACATTCGATTTTACGTTCCTTGGAGGGACTAGTGTTATAAATATAGTC ATATTAACAACAATTCATCACCACTCAAAGAGAAGGAAGAATCTTACTGAAGCTGTTGAAGACTGTTAAAGcccatcaaaacaaacattttctga aGAGGCTGCAAAGACTATAGGGGCACT AGGGTCTTTTACTCCTATGGCAGTAGCAGGAAACTTTGTAGTCGGAAACGTTATTGGAAATGAATGGTGCAATTTTTCATTATATGCCTTTTGGATTTTGACCACAAATAGCTGTTGGAATTTTATGTTTTCTTGTAAGAGACCAAAATATATTCAGATATAG